The DNA sequence ACTCGGCTGTGAAGACGCCTATCACGGTGTACCTGGCGCCAAGGAGTATGGAAAAAGCGTCCAAACTATTCAACAGGCCCGCGAAACAGCACTCGCTGTCGGAAACACGCCAGGTGGAGGCATCATCGGCATTGTCGGCGGCGGCCTAAGTGGTATTGAGACTGCGGCTGAAATCCGTGAAAGCCGTCCTGATCTGCGCATACGTCTATTTGACCGCAATGAATCTGTACTGCGTCCTTTCCATGACAAGGTTCGGAACTACGTTGAAGAATGGTTTGCCAAAAACGAAGTCGAAGTTATTCACCATTGCCAAATAGAAGAAGTGACCCCAGAAGGAATTATTAACAAAGGCAAACTTATCCCGACAAATGTCACAATCTGGACAGCTGGTGTCCAGCCGAGCGCTGTTGTCCGTGACCTTCCATATGAGAAGGACAAATACGACAAAATCATCGTTAATGAGTACTACCAAGTACCAGAAGCTACGAATGTCTATGTAGTCGGGGACTGTGCGGCGTCAGAATTTTCTCCAAGCGGCCAGCTTGCGCGTCAACAAGGACAGCAGATTGCCGAAATCCTCCTCGCTATCATGAATGGCAAGGAACCGCGCAAGCCGAAGCCAATCAAGCTCAAAGGGACACTCGGATCACTCGGGAAAAATGAAGGCTTCGGCAACATGATGGAAAAGCCGATGACAGGATGGCTGCCGCGTCTTGCTAAAACCGGTGTGCTATGGATTAACAAACGACACTAAACTTGTGTTTTCCTCCTTTGCATGCCTATACTTCTTAAACAAAAGAAAAGTGAGCGGGGAGATTACATGGAACTTCAAGTAAATGACTGGATCAGCTTAAAAACACTTGAACCACTTGATGATGAAGCGTTGTTTCTAGAAACAGACAAATCACGGAATCATTTGCGAAAATGGCTCCCATGGCTTGATGGAATACAGAATGTCTCCGATTCAAGGCAGTTCATCGAGTACAGCATACAACTGCACGATCAGCGGAAAGCAATGATTTTTGGTATTTTTGCAGATGGGCAGCTCGCCGGCACAATCAGTTTCAATCAAATTGACTGGCAAAATCGTATTGGGCATATTGGTTACTGGCTCTCTTCTACCTACACTGGCCAAGGCATCATGACTGAGGCCGTCCGTCGTCTAGTCAATTATGGGTTTGATGACTTGGCCCTGAATCGAATGGAAATTCGCTGTGCGACGGAGAATAATAAAAGCCGCCATATACCGGAGCGGCTCGGTTTCACTGAAGAAGGCCAGGTCCGGGAAGGCGAATGGCTCTATGACCACTTCGTCGACCACGCAATTTACGGTATGCTGAGCCGTGATTGGGCAGACAAGTAAAACAATAATTAGATTTAAAAGAGGCAGAGACATTTGCCCTGCGAGGGAAAATGTCCTGCCTCTTTTAATTTTGTCTATTTGTATGATTGTTTGCTCTAGGCAAATCGCTCATTAGTGGATACACTAGACACTGGAGGTGATTCACATGTCTCTCTCAATGACAGAAAATGAAATCACACTGGCCATCATCCAGGCTTTAAAAGAAGGAAAAAGAAAACAATTCCAGGACATTCTGGAGGAACTGCATCCCTATGATATTGCTAGGCAATATGAACATTTGCCGAATAAGCATAAGAATAAATTCCTCGTTTTCCTCACAATTGAACAGCTTACAGACCTGATTCAAGAGCTCGAGACAGAAGACCAGCTTGAAGTCATTCAGAAAATGGGCATTGAGAAATCGTCCAAAGTACTCGATATGATGGAAAATGATGATCTAGCTTCCCTACTGACAGACCTTGACCCTGAACAAATTGAGGAACTGCTCGGCGAAATGAAGCAGGAAGAATCCGCCGTTGTCCAGAACATGATGACCTACCCGCCAGAAACTGCCGGACGTGTCATGAACAACCGTTATGTGTGGATTCCGAAATACTATACAATTCGCGAAGCCATTGCCAAGCTGAAACATTTCGCTGAGATTGCCCAGTATTTGAACTATCTGTACGTAATTGATGATGAAAAGAAACTCGTAGGTGTTATTTCATATAAAGATCTGCTCCTTGGAAGCATCGATGACCGTATTGAAGATGTCATGTTCAATCGTGTCGTCAAAGCAGATGTGCTCACAGACCAGGAAGAAGTCGCCAAGCTCATTAGCCGCTATAATTTCGTCTCCTTGCCGATTGTCCAAGAGGACGATACGCTTGTCGGTGTCGTGACAGTCGATGATGTTATCGATATTTTCATCCAGGAAGCGAATGAAGATATTGAAAAGCTTTCCGCCAGTGGTAAATCAATAGACTTCAAAACGAATCCGTTCGTAGCCGCATACAGGCGTCTCCCATGGCTTATCCTGCTCT is a window from the Aciduricibacillus chroicocephali genome containing:
- the mgtE gene encoding magnesium transporter, translating into MSLSMTENEITLAIIQALKEGKRKQFQDILEELHPYDIARQYEHLPNKHKNKFLVFLTIEQLTDLIQELETEDQLEVIQKMGIEKSSKVLDMMENDDLASLLTDLDPEQIEELLGEMKQEESAVVQNMMTYPPETAGRVMNNRYVWIPKYYTIREAIAKLKHFAEIAQYLNYLYVIDDEKKLVGVISYKDLLLGSIDDRIEDVMFNRVVKADVLTDQEEVAKLISRYNFVSLPIVQEDDTLVGVVTVDDVIDIFIQEANEDIEKLSASGKSIDFKTNPFVAAYRRLPWLILLLFIGLVSGSIISNFEDTLQSVVALAFFMPLIAGMTGNTGTQSLAVVVRGLVSEDLEFKQVLKLIVRELWVGIIIGITCSILIAIIAFVWRGSFPLGLVVGSSLLLTLIIGTLAGTIIPLVLYKFKIDPAVASGPLITTINDILSLLIYFGIATAFISKLT
- a CDS encoding NAD(P)/FAD-dependent oxidoreductase, producing the protein MKKLVVVGGGYGGLNIVANILHSTFPEDIEITMIDRNPYHALKTEFYATAAGTKADVDVRLQFPKDKRVKYVFGEVTKIDTENEQILLEGDQPEIPYDTLVVALGCEDAYHGVPGAKEYGKSVQTIQQARETALAVGNTPGGGIIGIVGGGLSGIETAAEIRESRPDLRIRLFDRNESVLRPFHDKVRNYVEEWFAKNEVEVIHHCQIEEVTPEGIINKGKLIPTNVTIWTAGVQPSAVVRDLPYEKDKYDKIIVNEYYQVPEATNVYVVGDCAASEFSPSGQLARQQGQQIAEILLAIMNGKEPRKPKPIKLKGTLGSLGKNEGFGNMMEKPMTGWLPRLAKTGVLWINKRH
- a CDS encoding GNAT family N-acetyltransferase; the encoded protein is MELQVNDWISLKTLEPLDDEALFLETDKSRNHLRKWLPWLDGIQNVSDSRQFIEYSIQLHDQRKAMIFGIFADGQLAGTISFNQIDWQNRIGHIGYWLSSTYTGQGIMTEAVRRLVNYGFDDLALNRMEIRCATENNKSRHIPERLGFTEEGQVREGEWLYDHFVDHAIYGMLSRDWADK